The sequence CCGAGGGTCTTGACCAGTTTGTCCATCCGGCGGTGGAGACCCCGGCGAGGTAGCAGTCCGCCACCACGGTGATCAACGCCGACTCGGCGCGCTTGCGCCGTTCCAGCAGCCACTCGGGGAAGTACGTCCCAGAGCGCAGCTTGGGGATGGCCACGTCGATGGTCCCGACCCGGGTGTCCAGCTCGCGGTGGCGGTAGCCGTTGCGCTGGGCGGTGCGGGTCGTGGCGGGCTGGCCCCACTCGGCCCCGACCACCGCGTCGGCATCAGCGCAGAGCAGGGAGTTGATCACGGTCTGCAGCAGGTGGCGCATCATGTCCGGGGAGGCCTCGGACAGGGCTTCACTGAGCAGGCCGGCAGGGTCGACAATATGAGGAGCGGTCACCGTGGTGACTCCTTTCGAGGATTCTGTGCAAGGTTGACTCGAAGGATCACACCGGTGGCCGCGTCTACGTCTGGATCGACGTGCCGGACCACCGGGCGTTACACCACTGTGAGGCTCTACTCAGGTTCCGGAGTTGGAACGGTAGGAGAGACCAGAAGGATGACTCATCGGAAGGAAGATACAACATGTCAGGAAACCTTTTCGCCCGATCTATCCACGACCTGACTGCCGGAGCATGGTTCGGTGGTTCCCTGATGGGAGCCGTGGGACTGAATGGTGCCACCGCCGAAGCGGCAGATCCCGCCGAACGCACGCGACTGTCCAGCCTGGGCTGGAAGAAATGGACACCGGTACAGACGGCAGCCTGCACCGCTCATCTGGCGTCTCTGGTGCCCATCCTCTGGGAGAACAAGGGCCGCTACGCGACCCAAGACGGCGTCATGCGATGGACCTGGATCAAGTTCGGCGTGACGGTCGCCGGGGCCGGTGTGACCCTCTATTCCGGGATGCTCGGCAAGAAGGTAGATGAGTTGTCACACCAGGGCTCCGAGGGTGCCACGGAACCGGCTCCGACCGCGTCGCCAGAGCTCAAGCAGGCGCAGAACCAATTGCGCCAACTGCAATGGGCCATACCGGTCCTGGCCGGCACCGTTGTTGTCCTCGGAGCCAAACACGGCGAGATGCAGCGGCCCAAGAACGTGACGCACGGACTCCTGAAGAGGTGAAGGGCAGGCCGACCCGCGTCTCCGGTTCCGACCTGGGGTCCAGAGCCGGAGACGCGTGTCAGTCAACGAGCCGGCAGAGCTTACCGGTCCAGTTGCTGGCGCCGGGAGGAGATCACCCCGGTGTTGAAGCCGGCCAAGTTGAGGCCGCCGTGGAAGCGGGCGTGCTCGATCTTCACGCAACGGTCCATGACCATGTTCATCCCGCCCGATTCGGCCGCGTGAGCGGCGTCCTCGTTCCAGATGCCGAGCTGGAGCCAGACGGTCTTCGCACCGATGGCACGGGCCTCCTCCACGATGCCGGGGGTGTCCTCGGCTTTGCGGAAGACCTCCACCAGGTCCGGCACCACGGGCAGGTCCGCCAGTGAGGCGTAGACCCGGTGGCCGAGGATCTCGGTGCCCTTCTCCGCGAGGATCGGGTTGATGAAGTACAGGTCGAACGTCGTCGAGCTGTTCAGGTAGGTCGCCACGAAGTAGGACGCGCGGGCCGGCTTGTCCGAGGCGCCGACGATGGCGATGGACTTCGCCTCGCGCAGCAGGCGCAGCCTCTCGGGTGCGGACGGGCCGGTCCAGGTGCGGTCAGGCAGTGCGGTGCTCATTCGGAGACCTCCTCGGTGGCGGGGACAGTGCTGGCGGCGCCGTTCACGGCGGCCTCGAGGGCTTGGTCCAGGTCCCAGAGGATGTCCTCCACGTCCTCGATGCCCACGGACAGGCGGATCAGGTCCTCCGGAACGCCCGCGGAGACGAGCTGCTCAGCGCTCAGCTGCTGGTGCGTGGTGGAGGCAGGGTGCAGCACGAGGGTCTTCGCATCGCCGATGTTGGCCAGGTGGCTGGCCAACTGGAGGTGCGAGATGAAGGAGGCGCCGGCGTCGCGCCCTCCCTTGACCCCGAAGCTGAACACGGAGCCCACACCCAGCGGGAGCAATTCCTTGCCGCGCTCGTGGTGCGGGTGGGAGGGCAGGCCGGCGAAGTTCACCCAGGAGATGCGATCGTCGGCCTCGAGCCACTCGGCCACCCGTTGGGCGTTGGCCAGGTGGGCGTCCATGCGCTGAGCGAGGGTCTCGATACCGAGCATGAGCTGCTGGGCGGAGGCCGGCGGAAGGGCGGGCCCGAAATCGCGCAGCTGCTCGGAACGCAGCTTGGTCAGGAAGCCGTACTCGCCGAAGTTGCCCCACCAGGAGACGCCACCGTACGAGGGCACGGGCTCGGTCATGGCCGGGAACTTGCCGTTGTCCCACGGGAACAGCCCGGACTCGACAACGACGCCCCCCAGGGTGGTGCCATGGCCGCCGAGGAACTTGGTGGCGGAGTGGATGACGATGTCCGCACCGTGCTCGAAGGGGCGGATCAGGTACGGCGGGGTCAGGGTGGCATCCACGATCAGGGGCACCCCGGCCGCGTGGGCCACGCGGGCCAGGCCGGGCAGGTCCACGATGTCCCCCGAGGGGTTGGCCACGATCTCCGTGTAGACGGCTTTGGTGTTCGGCTGGATGGCGGCCTCGAAGTCCGCCGCCTCCATCGAGTCCACGAAGGTGGTCTCCACCCCGAAGCGGCGCAGCGAGACGTCCAGCTGCGTGATGGTGCCGCCGTAGAGCTTGGACGAGGCCACGATGTGGTCCCCGGCGCCGGCCAGGGCGGCGAAGGTGACGAACTCGGCAGACATGCCGGACGCCGTCGCGACCGCGCCGATTCCCCCTTCCAGCGCCGCCATGCGCTCCTCGAAGGCGGCGACCGTGGGATTGCCGATGCGGGAGTAGATGTTGCCGTACTTCTGCAGAGCAAACAGGTTCGCGGCGTCCTGCGCGGACTCGAAGACGTAGGAGGTGGTCTGGTGGATCGGCACGGCGCGGGAGCCGTGCACGGCATCAGGGACGGCGCCGGCATGCAGCGCGCGGGTACGGAAGCCGAACTGGTGTTCTGCCACGAAGATCCTTCCAGCGGGTACAGGGTCGGGGTGCGGTGCGCCAAGGCGATGCCGGGTGGTGATGCCTGGCGCAACGGTCCCGTTGCGTTCATTGTTCCCGACGCCGGCCCGTTCCCCTTAACTGGGGGTCGAAAGATGACCTGGGGCCGACCTTGACCTTGACAGTGGTGTGAAGGCTGCAGACTGAAACCGACGGGGGCGGCAGGCGTCACTGTAAACCAAGGAGGATCGCATGACTCGCATGGGCATCATCGGCAGTGGATCAATCGGGGCGGGGCTTGCCCGGCTGGCCGTCGCGGCCGGCCACGACATCATGATCGCGAACTCGCGCGGCCCTGAGACGCTCGCAGCACTCGTGAGCGACCTCGGCACCGGAGCTCAGGCTGGAACCGTGGACGAGGCTGCCCGGTATGGCGACCTCACGATCCTCGCGATCCCGCTGTCGGCCTATGAGTCTCTTCCGGCCGAGGCGCTGTCCGGCCGTACCGTGCTCTCGACGGGCAACTACTACCCCAGCCGCGACGGACGGATCACCGTGCTCGACTCGCTGGATCTCGCGACCGCCGAATATGAGGCGACGCTTCTGCCTGGCGCGGAGATCGTGAAGGCATTCAACAACATCGTCGCCCACCACATCCCCTCGCTCGCTCGCCCGGCAGGGGCGCAGGACCGTTCGGGTATGGCCGTGTCCGGTGACTCCGACGAAGCCACAGCGCTCGTCTCGGAGGTCGTCGACAGCTTCGGGTTCGATCCGGTCGATGCCGGTCCGCTGGCTGAGTCCTGGCGGGTCGAGCCGGAATCGGGCGCGTATACGTTATCTACGCCGCCGATCCCGAGTCGTTCTACTCGAACTTCTCCGCGGACACCGGCGCACCAGTCCCCGCGCCGCGGCTTCGCGAGTTGATCGACTCCTCCACCCGCCCGGCGGTGGCCGAGCGGCAGTTCTGAAGGAGTGTCCATGAGGATCGGTGAGCTGGCCCAGAAGACCGGGGTGCCCGCGCGCATGCTCAGGTACTACGAGGAACAAGGCCTCATCGCGCCGCGTCGTCTCCAGAACGGCTACCGGGAGTACGAGGACTACCTGGTCCACCGGGTTCGCAAGATCCGCGGACTGCTCGACTCCGGGATCCCGACCCGGATCATCGGCGATATGTTGCCCTGCTTGAACAACACCGAGGCCACCGTGGTCGCGGACCCCGACCCGGAACTGCGGGAGATGCTCGTCGAGCAACGAGGCAAGAGGACGGAGCGCATCTCGTTCCTTGAACAGAACCGGGACGCCCTGACCCGCTACATCGAAGCCATGGACCGCGCCGTCCCGGCGTCCGCAGCGTCCTGAAGGACGCCGTCGTCGAGCGTGCCCGTGTCATGCAACACCACGCTGTGATCCAGCGGGACGCGCCCGATGTCGAGGCTGCGCAAAGGTGAATCCGGGTCAGCCGTTCCGAACGCGATGCCGAAGAGCAGCTTCTGGTCGCTAGGCACCCCGAGCGTCCTGCGCACCGTGTCGGCGTACATGCCATGGACCGCCTGAGGGATCCCCTGGTACCCGTGGCCGTGTAGCGATAGCAGGAAGTTCTGCGCGTACATACCCACATCGCTGGCCGCACGCACCCCATCCCCGAGCTGCGGGACGAACATCATTGCTACGTGCGGTGCACCGTAGAAGCGTAAGTTCTCGCGCACGACTTCGTTGCGACCAGCGCGATCGTCGCGCGCGATGCCACGGACCCCATACGTCGCGGCAGCAAGGCGCTGGGAGCGCTCGAGATGCACGCCGTCGCCATAGGTCTCGGTGAAGTCAGGAGAGCGTATGCCGGCATCGTGAGCTTCCAACAACGCCGAACTCAACGTGTCCCGCGCGGCCCCGGAGGCGACATGCGTGGTCCACGGTTGCGTGTTGCTGTGTGATGGCGCCCAGCGAGCGTCCTCGAGCACCTCACGGATCACATCTCCGGGCAAGGGATCAGACAGGAAAGCGCGCGGCGAGCGACGCGAACGGATGGCCTCGGTGATCGTGGACATGCAGGTGGACCTCTCTGACGGGGCGACGGTGAGCGCTCTGGGGAGGAGCAAGGCCATCGTTCAACATTCACACTGATGTGAAGGTCAAGTCGGCACCAAGAGATCTTCGGCACGGACTCGCGAGCCATCCCCAAAAGGCGCCACGCGGTCGCAGCTTTTCTCCGCGAAGCGCGTGCACATAGGTTGTGCGCATGGACATGACCGCCGCTTTCGATGCCTCCGGACCGGTCCGCCTGCTGTTGCTGGCGGACACTCACGTCCCCACCCGGGCGCGCGCCCTGCCTGCGCAGGTGTGGCAGGCCGTGGAGGCGGCCGACGTCGTCTTCCATGCCGGGGACTGGCAGGTCCCCGAGGTGCTGGACGAACTCAAAAGCCGTGCCCATCGCCTGGTGGGCGTGTGGGGCAACAACGACGGCGAGGAGTTGCGCCGGCGACTGCCGGAGATCGCGCGGGTGGAGATCAATGGTGTACGGTTCGCCATGACGCACGAGACCGGGGCGGCCCGTGGCCGGGAGCAGCGGATGGCCACCGCGTTCCCGGAGGACGATGTCCTCATCTTCGGCCACAGCCACATCCCTTGGAACACCGTGGCCGGGGAGGGGACGGCCAACCCCGGGCTGCGGCTGCTGAACCCCGGCTCGCCGACAGACCGGCGACGCCAGCCCGAGTGCACCGTGATGACCGCTACGGTGCAGGACGGGCGGTTGGTGGACGCCCGGCTGGTCCCGGTGGATCGGACACCCTGAGCCCGACCGCCAGATGAGCAGGGTCTGCGGGTTGCGGTTCAGGTCCCGCAATAGGTGCGGTACTGACCGAAGTCCTCCGGCGGGGGTTCGGCGTAGCGCTCGAACCCGGGGCGCTCGCGGAAGGGGTCGCTGACGGCCTCCAGCAGACGGTGCAGAGGCGCCAGGTCATCGGCCGTCGCAGCCTCGAGGGCCTCCTCGACCAGATGGTTGCGGGGGATATAGACCGGATTCGCGCGGCCCATCACCTCGGGATCCGGGGTGAAGGACTGCCAGCGCTCGATCCAGGCGTCGAGGGCGGGCCGGTCGGTGAACACGTCCCGGACCGGACCCAGGTCTCCGCGGGCGGCCTGGCCGAGGCGGCGGAAGAACTGCGTGTAGTCGATGTGGTCCTGGTGCAGCAGGGCGAGTAGGTCATCGATCAGCGGGCTCACGGCCTCGTCTGGAGCGTCCGACAGCAAGCCCAGCTTGCGGCGCATTCCGGCCGAGAAGGCAGTCCCGAACTCCCGGGGGAACTCTCCCAGGGCCTCCGTGGCCAGGGTGACGGCCTGGTCCTGGTCCCCGTGCAGCAGTGGCAGCAGGGCTTCGGCGAAACGAGCCAGGTTCCACTGGGCGACCGCCGGCTGATTTC comes from Citricoccus muralis and encodes:
- a CDS encoding CoA-binding protein, giving the protein MSTALPDRTWTGPSAPERLRLLREAKSIAIVGASDKPARASYFVATYLNSSTTFDLYFINPILAEKGTEILGHRVYASLADLPVVPDLVEVFRKAEDTPGIVEEARAIGAKTVWLQLGIWNEDAAHAAESGGMNMVMDRCVKIEHARFHGGLNLAGFNTGVISSRRQQLDR
- a CDS encoding O-acetylhomoserine aminocarboxypropyltransferase/cysteine synthase family protein, which gives rise to MAEHQFGFRTRALHAGAVPDAVHGSRAVPIHQTTSYVFESAQDAANLFALQKYGNIYSRIGNPTVAAFEERMAALEGGIGAVATASGMSAEFVTFAALAGAGDHIVASSKLYGGTITQLDVSLRRFGVETTFVDSMEAADFEAAIQPNTKAVYTEIVANPSGDIVDLPGLARVAHAAGVPLIVDATLTPPYLIRPFEHGADIVIHSATKFLGGHGTTLGGVVVESGLFPWDNGKFPAMTEPVPSYGGVSWWGNFGEYGFLTKLRSEQLRDFGPALPPASAQQLMLGIETLAQRMDAHLANAQRVAEWLEADDRISWVNFAGLPSHPHHERGKELLPLGVGSVFSFGVKGGRDAGASFISHLQLASHLANIGDAKTLVLHPASTTHQQLSAEQLVSAGVPEDLIRLSVGIEDVEDILWDLDQALEAAVNGAASTVPATEEVSE
- a CDS encoding NADPH-dependent F420 reductase: MTRMGIIGSGSIGAGLARLAVAAGHDIMIANSRGPETLAALVSDLGTGAQAGTVDEAARYGDLTILAIPLSAYESLPAEALSGRTVLSTGNYYPSRDGRITVLDSLDLATAEYEATLLPGAEIVKAFNNIVAHHIPSLARPAGAQDRSGMAVSGDSDEATALVSEVVDSFGFDPVDAGPLAESWRVEPESGAYTLSTPPIPSRSTRTSPRTPAHQSPRRGFAS
- a CDS encoding MerR family transcriptional regulator; protein product: MRIGELAQKTGVPARMLRYYEEQGLIAPRRLQNGYREYEDYLVHRVRKIRGLLDSGIPTRIIGDMLPCLNNTEATVVADPDPELREMLVEQRGKRTERISFLEQNRDALTRYIEAMDRAVPASAAS
- a CDS encoding nitroreductase, encoding MSTITEAIRSRRSPRAFLSDPLPGDVIREVLEDARWAPSHSNTQPWTTHVASGAARDTLSSALLEAHDAGIRSPDFTETYGDGVHLERSQRLAAATYGVRGIARDDRAGRNEVVRENLRFYGAPHVAMMFVPQLGDGVRAASDVGMYAQNFLLSLHGHGYQGIPQAVHGMYADTVRRTLGVPSDQKLLFGIAFGTADPDSPLRSLDIGRVPLDHSVVLHDTGTLDDGVLQDAADAGTARSMASM
- a CDS encoding metallophosphoesterase family protein → MDMTAAFDASGPVRLLLLADTHVPTRARALPAQVWQAVEAADVVFHAGDWQVPEVLDELKSRAHRLVGVWGNNDGEELRRRLPEIARVEINGVRFAMTHETGAARGREQRMATAFPEDDVLIFGHSHIPWNTVAGEGTANPGLRLLNPGSPTDRRRQPECTVMTATVQDGRLVDARLVPVDRTP